TTCCGGGTCAAAGGGGGCCTCCGTCAGTCCACCAGGGGTTTGAGGGACGCGAAGCGCTTCGCTACCACCTGATCGATTATACCATACGTCTTCGCCTGGTCCGCCGACATGTAGTAATCCCTCTCGGTATCCGTGGCGATCCTCTCCAGCGGCTGCCCCGTGTGTTTCGAGAGAATTCCGTTCAGGTGCTCCCGCATGCGGAGGATCTCTTCCGCCTGGATCTTGATGTCCGTCGCCTGGCCGCGCGTTCCGCCCATCGGCTGGTGGATGAGGATCCGTGCGTTGGGGAGGGCCGTCCGCTTCCCCTGCGCCCCCCCGGCGAGCAGGACCGCCGCCATCGACGCGGCCTGCCCGAGACAGACGGTCGCCACCGGGGGCTTGATGAACTGCATCGTGTCGTAGATGGCCATCCCGGCGGTCACGACCCCCCCGGGGGAGTTGATGTAAAGATTGATGTCCTTGTCCGGGTCCTCCGCCTCGAGGAACAGGAGCTGCGCGATCACGAGGTTGGCGATGTCGTCTTCGATCGGACTGCCGATGAAGACGATCCGGTCCTTGAGGAGCCGGGAGTAGATGTCATAGGCACGCTCGCCGCGGCTGGTCTGCTCGACCACCATCGGAACCAGGTTCATTCGGGTGCCCCCTCTGCGACTTCCGCGTTTTCCATCAGGAATCCCAGCACCTTCCGCTCCAGGAGCCGGTCGCGCAACGCGTCCATCCGCTCCTCGGAACTGTACATCTCCCGGATCTTCTCGTACTCCATCCCCTGTGCCTCCGCCATCGCCTTCATCTCCGCGTCGATCTCGGAAAACGACGCCTCGATGTTCTCCTTCCGCGCGATCGCGTCGATGAGAAGGCTCACGCGCACCATCCGCTCCGCGTTCGGCGCGAACCGCTCGCCCATCTTATCGACGTCCAGGTTCATTTTCTTCAGGTCCACTCCCTGTGACGCGAGCCGCTGAAAGGTGTCCTGCATCATCGCGACCAACTGTCGCTTGACCAGCGTGGCCGGGACGTCGAACGGGTTTCGCTCCGCCAACGCCTTGCGCAGCGTCTCCTCCGCGCGGTGGCGGGCCTGCTCCTCGCCATCCGCCACGAGGCGCTCCCGCATCTTCACCTTGAGTTCGTCGACGCCCGAAACGTCGCCGAACTGCTTCACGAACGCGTCGTCCAT
The sequence above is a segment of the Candidatus Deferrimicrobium sp. genome. Coding sequences within it:
- the clpP gene encoding ATP-dependent Clp endopeptidase proteolytic subunit ClpP; its protein translation is MNLVPMVVEQTSRGERAYDIYSRLLKDRIVFIGSPIEDDIANLVIAQLLFLEAEDPDKDINLYINSPGGVVTAGMAIYDTMQFIKPPVATVCLGQAASMAAVLLAGGAQGKRTALPNARILIHQPMGGTRGQATDIKIQAEEILRMREHLNGILSKHTGQPLERIATDTERDYYMSADQAKTYGIIDQVVAKRFASLKPLVD